In a single window of the Xylanimonas protaetiae genome:
- a CDS encoding TetR/AcrR family transcriptional regulator, with the protein MPKIIGKSLHEHRQMTRQRLFTALSTLMGERGFDTITLADIAAEAGVGRTAVYNHFPDKEALLLGFITHETEEYAVRLQRALDGIDDPVEQLRTYIRQQAQLARMFHLAPGPDLRTILSRPTLQRLREHAEIVESILRRILTAGIATGVFPDQDIDPTVQLVNACLSGRLIPEDPVGRDRAVNAAERFVLRAVGSRAAA; encoded by the coding sequence ATGCCCAAGATCATCGGCAAGAGCCTGCACGAACACCGCCAGATGACGCGGCAGCGACTCTTCACGGCACTCTCCACGCTCATGGGCGAGCGCGGCTTCGACACCATCACCCTCGCCGACATCGCCGCGGAGGCGGGCGTCGGCCGCACGGCGGTCTACAACCACTTCCCCGACAAGGAGGCGCTGCTCCTCGGGTTCATCACCCACGAGACCGAGGAGTACGCGGTCAGGCTCCAGCGGGCGCTCGACGGCATCGACGACCCCGTCGAGCAGCTGCGCACGTACATCCGCCAGCAGGCCCAGCTCGCGCGCATGTTCCACCTGGCGCCGGGCCCGGACCTGCGCACGATCCTGTCGCGCCCCACGCTCCAGCGGCTGCGCGAGCACGCCGAGATCGTCGAGTCGATCCTGCGCCGCATCCTCACCGCCGGCATCGCCACGGGGGTGTTCCCGGACCAGGACATCGACCCCACCGTGCAGCTCGTCAACGCGTGCCTGTCCGGCCGCCTCATCCCCGAGGACCCGGTCGGGCGCGACCGCGCGGTCAACGCCGCCGAGCGGTTCGTGCTGCGCGCGGTGGGCTCGCGCGCGGCCGCCTGA
- a CDS encoding helix-turn-helix domain-containing protein: MTITTPMAPVTTRRPAQPAPANRAVRQARTTTTTSPFEPEPSATVSVREWRGEEDLARFQSFITTSAKPDTFHLQSRTARFGSFDVTYMVHGPLRFEATADNFGHGTKTLRMVVVLDGEVVLRTGDATHGEHTTLRRRDGALVLGWAPVSYTASAPARVVVVDVPSDHDALVGLPETAPFVVGGSETALLSALAAFALDLLRQDIETLTPAVRAQVTDSLESLFSGTVSTLAVPSGGDWNRRSQRMHVVRYIATHYADPQLGPTTLAAHLGMSKRSLQRLFEGEKLSVSQLVQAKRVDQVLLRLRDPRYAGTSLDELAVLTGFGSALALRRAVQAATGRTPSALRQEALSGWSA; the protein is encoded by the coding sequence ATGACGATCACCACCCCGATGGCCCCCGTGACGACCCGACGTCCGGCCCAGCCCGCGCCGGCCAACCGCGCCGTGCGCCAGGCGCGTACCACCACGACCACGAGCCCGTTCGAGCCGGAGCCCAGCGCCACCGTCTCCGTGCGCGAGTGGCGCGGCGAGGAGGACCTCGCCCGCTTCCAGAGCTTCATCACGACGTCGGCGAAGCCCGACACCTTCCACCTGCAGTCGCGCACCGCGCGCTTCGGCTCGTTCGACGTCACCTACATGGTGCACGGCCCGCTGCGCTTCGAGGCCACCGCCGACAACTTCGGCCACGGCACCAAGACGCTGCGCATGGTCGTCGTCCTCGACGGCGAGGTCGTGCTGCGCACCGGCGACGCCACGCACGGCGAGCACACCACGCTGCGCCGCCGCGACGGCGCCCTCGTGCTCGGCTGGGCCCCCGTCAGCTACACCGCCTCGGCGCCCGCCCGCGTCGTCGTCGTCGACGTGCCGTCCGACCACGACGCCCTCGTGGGCCTGCCCGAGACGGCCCCGTTCGTCGTCGGCGGCTCGGAGACGGCGCTGCTCTCGGCGCTCGCGGCGTTCGCCCTCGACCTGCTCCGCCAGGACATCGAGACGCTCACGCCGGCCGTGCGCGCCCAGGTGACCGACTCGCTCGAGTCGCTCTTCTCGGGCACGGTCTCCACGCTGGCCGTCCCGTCGGGCGGCGACTGGAACCGCCGCAGCCAGCGCATGCACGTCGTGCGCTACATCGCGACGCACTACGCCGACCCGCAGCTTGGCCCGACGACGCTCGCCGCCCACCTGGGCATGTCGAAGCGCTCGCTCCAGCGCCTCTTCGAGGGCGAGAAGCTCTCGGTGTCGCAGCTCGTGCAGGCCAAGCGCGTCGACCAGGTGCTGCTGCGCCTGCGCGACCCGCGCTACGCGGGCACCTCGCTCGACGAGCTCGCCGTGCTGACCGGCTTCGGCTCGGCCCTGGCCCTGCGCCGGGCCGTGCAGGCCGCCACCGGCCGCACGCCGTCGGCGCTGCGCCAGGAGGCGCTGTCGGGCTGGTCCGCCTGA
- a CDS encoding helix-turn-helix transcriptional regulator, which produces MTLHGTLHGDVRDDAVKHLAAGTSVDLQGLPGSGRSVLVRAVAAELEDAGWQVVQAHGVLALNDRPLEALAVAGLMARQGGPQGPATAVSAAVQGIVAAVRGGSTLMVVDDVDDLDEISAGAIAAAHAQSPFPLLTTSRHTPRARRSPSRIPVTVQPGVTLAVAPLGFVDTQTLLVEALGGPIDSQAVSRVFAASGGLPGLSLPLVSGARQHGSMRLADGVWTAGADLWSGEMMRAIDPLLQRLSPEGIDGLHSLALAGTVDVTTARRMMTWDVLEELDGYRLLRFVPRDDEMLVSLFPLAIVEYFRHLGVGARHLKVDEAVTEAFGGSPTGRTPTPLAPWRLIGPADAGGRTRSPLGAAGESDVIVNRLLLEHWHRELLLRRTEWERTPTPRTAAALLRTMLVTGADAAAVLAVREATPRTGDPRELVAFDDWYALFLGAVEHNVEWVHDVLEQAREEADEWVRLIDGIEAFVVLLVDHAPDPDELPPVDPQEDAPQDTREIVGMARAELLLAQGRSAEALEEIEALGPVTSTFAQARASSKPQALLLEGRLDEALVLAQDLLAESRREHDVEGIVGSAYVAAQVLIMRGRSTDLRNLLGSVLSAGVIPALERSKHVALLSIAATLAADEGRATTARTLTQQALALRTGPGPYALGSPTQAIAHLDGADLPPLQARAMAAERLWDESQALLEKGYLVSGYTCGMLAVVEQPTPERGAALAEVAASIPAPVLRAYDTFVTALCDGDPDRLLAVADRHADLGLVWTATIAYTAGLTALRASGAAARAGQVHEEARRRLEAWGDEAAAGLRSAAEGAELTAREDEIARLAASGMTNQDIARRLLISVRTVENHLHRVFRKLGVDNRSDMSRVLSS; this is translated from the coding sequence ATGACCCTCCATGGGACCCTCCACGGCGACGTGCGCGACGACGCCGTCAAGCACCTGGCGGCGGGCACGAGCGTCGACCTCCAGGGCCTGCCCGGGTCGGGCCGCTCCGTGCTCGTGCGCGCCGTCGCGGCCGAGCTCGAGGACGCCGGCTGGCAGGTGGTCCAGGCGCACGGCGTGCTGGCCCTGAACGACCGCCCGCTCGAGGCGCTCGCCGTCGCCGGGCTCATGGCCCGCCAGGGCGGGCCGCAGGGCCCCGCGACGGCGGTCTCCGCGGCCGTGCAGGGCATCGTCGCGGCGGTGCGCGGCGGGAGCACCCTCATGGTCGTCGACGACGTCGACGACCTCGACGAGATCTCCGCGGGCGCGATCGCCGCGGCGCACGCCCAGAGCCCCTTCCCGCTGCTGACGACGTCGCGGCACACGCCCCGGGCGCGCCGCTCACCGTCGCGCATCCCCGTGACGGTGCAGCCGGGCGTCACGCTCGCCGTGGCGCCCCTCGGGTTCGTCGACACGCAGACACTCCTCGTCGAGGCCCTCGGCGGGCCCATCGACTCGCAGGCCGTCTCACGCGTCTTCGCCGCCTCCGGCGGGCTGCCCGGACTGTCCCTCCCCCTGGTCTCGGGGGCGCGGCAGCACGGCTCCATGCGCCTCGCGGACGGCGTGTGGACCGCCGGGGCGGACCTGTGGTCGGGCGAGATGATGCGGGCCATCGACCCGCTGCTCCAGCGCCTGAGCCCCGAGGGCATCGACGGGCTGCACTCGCTGGCCCTCGCAGGCACCGTCGACGTCACGACGGCGCGGCGCATGATGACGTGGGACGTGCTCGAGGAGCTCGACGGCTACCGGCTGCTGCGGTTCGTGCCGCGCGACGACGAGATGCTCGTGAGCCTCTTCCCCCTGGCGATCGTCGAGTACTTCCGCCACCTGGGCGTCGGCGCCCGGCACCTCAAGGTCGACGAGGCCGTGACCGAGGCGTTCGGCGGGTCGCCGACGGGGCGCACGCCCACCCCGCTCGCGCCGTGGCGCCTCATCGGCCCGGCCGACGCCGGCGGACGCACCCGCTCCCCGCTGGGCGCGGCGGGCGAGTCCGACGTCATCGTCAACCGCCTGCTGCTCGAGCACTGGCACCGCGAGCTGCTGCTGCGGCGCACCGAGTGGGAGCGCACGCCCACGCCGCGCACGGCCGCCGCCCTGCTGCGCACCATGCTCGTCACGGGCGCCGACGCCGCCGCCGTGCTCGCGGTGCGCGAGGCCACGCCGCGCACGGGCGACCCCCGCGAGCTCGTCGCGTTCGACGACTGGTACGCGCTGTTCCTGGGCGCCGTCGAGCACAACGTCGAGTGGGTGCACGACGTGCTGGAGCAGGCGCGCGAGGAGGCCGACGAGTGGGTGCGGCTCATCGACGGCATCGAGGCGTTCGTCGTGCTGCTCGTCGACCACGCCCCGGACCCCGACGAGCTGCCGCCCGTGGACCCGCAGGAGGACGCCCCGCAGGACACCCGGGAGATCGTCGGCATGGCCCGCGCCGAGCTGCTGCTCGCCCAGGGACGCTCCGCCGAGGCGCTCGAGGAGATCGAGGCGCTCGGCCCCGTCACCTCGACGTTCGCGCAGGCGCGGGCGTCCTCGAAGCCACAGGCGCTGCTGCTGGAGGGCCGTCTCGACGAGGCGCTCGTCCTGGCGCAGGACCTGCTCGCCGAGTCGCGGCGCGAGCACGACGTCGAGGGCATCGTGGGGTCCGCGTACGTGGCGGCGCAGGTGCTCATCATGCGCGGCCGGTCCACGGACCTGCGCAACCTGCTCGGGTCGGTGCTGTCCGCGGGCGTCATCCCGGCGCTCGAACGGTCCAAGCACGTGGCCCTGCTGTCGATCGCGGCCACGCTCGCCGCCGACGAGGGCCGCGCGACGACGGCCCGCACGCTGACCCAGCAGGCCCTCGCGCTGCGCACCGGCCCCGGGCCGTACGCGCTGGGGTCGCCCACGCAGGCGATCGCGCACCTCGACGGCGCCGACCTCCCGCCGCTCCAGGCCCGCGCCATGGCGGCCGAGCGCCTCTGGGACGAGTCGCAGGCGCTGCTGGAGAAGGGCTACCTGGTCTCCGGGTACACGTGCGGCATGCTCGCCGTCGTCGAGCAGCCGACGCCGGAGCGCGGGGCTGCGCTCGCCGAGGTGGCCGCGAGCATCCCGGCGCCCGTGCTGCGGGCGTACGACACGTTCGTCACCGCGCTGTGCGACGGCGACCCCGACCGGCTGCTCGCCGTCGCCGACCGGCACGCCGACCTGGGGCTCGTCTGGACGGCCACGATCGCCTACACCGCGGGCCTGACGGCGCTGCGCGCGTCGGGCGCCGCCGCCCGCGCGGGGCAGGTCCACGAGGAGGCCCGACGCCGCCTGGAGGCCTGGGGCGACGAGGCCGCCGCCGGGCTGCGCTCGGCGGCGGAGGGGGCCGAGCTCACGGCCCGCGAGGACGAGATCGCGCGGCTCGCGGCGTCGGGTATGACGAACCAGGACATCGCCCGCCGGCTGCTCATCTCGGTGCGCACGGTGGAGAACCACCTGCACCGCGTGTTCCGGAAGCTGGGCGTGGACAACCGGTCGGACATGTCCCGCGTGCTGTCGAGCTGA
- a CDS encoding DinB family protein yields MQSDGITPDTVTPDTVTPDTKDWTWVLERPCPECGYDAAAGDPLAVGDVTRGTLPRWEAALARADVAVRPAPGVWSALEYGAHVRDVFRVFDGRLRSMIEENDPQFPSWDQDATAVAEDYAHQDPEVVAAELVAAGAAVADRFDAVGTDQLDRPGRRSNGSLFTVRTLGQYFLHDVVHHLHDVRA; encoded by the coding sequence ATGCAGAGCGATGGCATCACCCCGGACACCGTCACTCCGGACACCGTCACCCCAGACACCAAGGACTGGACCTGGGTGCTGGAGCGCCCCTGCCCGGAGTGCGGCTACGACGCGGCCGCGGGCGACCCGCTCGCGGTCGGTGACGTCACGCGCGGCACGCTGCCGCGCTGGGAGGCCGCCCTCGCCCGGGCCGACGTCGCCGTGCGCCCCGCCCCGGGCGTCTGGTCGGCGCTCGAGTACGGCGCCCACGTGCGCGACGTCTTCCGCGTCTTCGACGGCCGCCTGCGGTCGATGATCGAGGAGAACGACCCGCAGTTCCCGAGCTGGGACCAGGACGCGACGGCCGTCGCGGAGGACTACGCGCACCAGGACCCCGAGGTCGTCGCGGCCGAGCTCGTCGCCGCGGGCGCGGCCGTCGCCGACCGGTTCGACGCCGTCGGGACCGACCAGCTCGACCGCCCCGGCCGCCGCTCGAACGGCTCGCTCTTCACCGTGCGCACGCTCGGCCAGTACTTCCTGCACGACGTCGTCCACCACCTGCACGACGTCCGCGCGTAG
- a CDS encoding helix-turn-helix transcriptional regulator, which yields MVTGQKERRRSARFGAYLVSLVQTGPLTTRLPGDNFGHPWRAVRLMVVLDGEVTLKTGGTIEALGPRGAVLAVGWRPLEISTQGALVVEVDIAVERTAMRGTFDEAPLTVWGPEAVLPGATASALRELVCQPGTVPEVRAETVRVVEQLVGAMATSRPETRTTVLLEQVERSRVVQYIAAHHAENDLTPASIATHFGVSTRTLHRLFEGEERTVCGWISHERLRSALARLHDPRYAGVTLEDLAELCGYGSALALRRAVQAATGSTPSELRSRLAS from the coding sequence ATGGTCACCGGGCAGAAGGAACGCCGGCGTTCAGCGCGGTTCGGCGCCTACCTCGTCTCGCTCGTGCAGACGGGGCCGCTCACCACGCGCCTCCCGGGCGACAACTTCGGTCACCCGTGGCGTGCGGTGCGGCTCATGGTCGTGCTCGACGGCGAGGTGACGCTCAAGACGGGCGGCACCATCGAGGCGCTCGGCCCGCGGGGTGCCGTGCTGGCGGTCGGGTGGCGTCCGCTCGAGATCAGCACGCAGGGCGCGCTCGTGGTCGAGGTCGACATCGCCGTCGAGCGCACGGCGATGCGCGGCACGTTCGACGAGGCGCCGCTGACCGTGTGGGGCCCCGAGGCGGTGCTCCCGGGCGCGACGGCGTCGGCCCTGCGCGAGCTGGTGTGCCAGCCGGGCACGGTGCCGGAGGTGCGTGCGGAGACCGTGCGCGTCGTCGAGCAGCTCGTGGGCGCGATGGCGACGTCGCGGCCCGAGACGCGCACGACGGTGCTCCTCGAGCAGGTCGAGCGCTCGCGCGTGGTCCAGTACATCGCCGCGCACCACGCGGAGAACGACCTCACGCCGGCGAGCATCGCCACCCACTTCGGCGTCTCGACGCGCACGCTGCACCGGCTCTTCGAGGGCGAGGAGCGCACGGTGTGCGGCTGGATCTCGCACGAGCGGCTGCGCAGCGCGCTGGCCCGGCTGCACGACCCGCGCTACGCGGGCGTCACGCTGGAGGACCTGGCGGAGCTGTGCGGCTACGGCTCGGCGCTCGCGCTGCGCCGCGCGGTGCAGGCGGCCACGGGGTCGACGCCGTCGGAGCTGCGGTCGCGGCTCGCGAGCTGA